The Balearica regulorum gibbericeps isolate bBalReg1 chromosome 5, bBalReg1.pri, whole genome shotgun sequence genome window below encodes:
- the FNBP4 gene encoding formin-binding protein 4 isoform X3: MGKKSRVAPGRRPILQLSPPGPRRDEAALPSTEGADSGSEPDEPETVAEPPRSTPNPPPPAPAAVKPTGGLCLLGAYADSDDEEGETPEKSSRSADANGNNSADIDSTLANFLAEIDAITAPPQPTEPSAASSAPPPTPPRPEPKESGSGQSSGTANGTSSVPAPEWQYDTQCSLAGVGELEMGDWQEVWDENTGCYYYWNTQSNEVTWELPQYLATQVQGLQHYQHSTVAGANGSFVVSAELYPQEKGAAPGSLGRGASLTKREVKKEVNEGVQALSNSEEEKKGVAAALLAPLLPDVVKEEEERWRRKVICKEEVEPPPEEEAKAEEVAAAPEEPEPGRDPLEDTLQEDLCSVVQSGESAEEEEEQDTLELEMVLERKKAELRALEEGDGSISGSSPLSDGSQSASQDATRRLASKRGKWKLFVGAASPESTSRGSSKTGRESPEAGEAAASTEAADANSDKEAESEEPQEKAKAQGAPKIEEEEQDLKFQIGELANTLTSKLEFLGINRQSISNFHMLLLQTETRIADWREGALNGNYLKRKLQDAAEQLKQYEINATPKGWSCHWDSSDKGQTSTHRRNEEQDFCLLPAGSIDAISMLTSAQESHNGSSPTGRTKRTDSGPLTEKPTVLLNHLQKTKESAPRNPPSTPQSSVPVLQPPLPLEMPPPPPPPPDSPPPPPPPPPPPGEDGEIQEVEMEDEGGEEPPAPGTEEDAPLKPLLRPAASTSQGAVEPSPAPLLSAKPQKRKAVEMSPGLMQRTATIGSCPVIYSQPLMAAGKYQPSAVPLASLRPRQRLQGEIQGRPNLRIAPGHAGPQPATLGLQSGYLGVAAPAAPSVMSYSECAAPVSLAAAAVQPAPARGALPAAGTADQPPPPPPPQTPPPPAPKAPPPPEKEKPRKGRKDKGKKGKTKMPSLVKKWQSIQRELDEEENSSSSEEDRETTAQRRIEEWKQQQLMSGMAERNANFEALPEDWRARLKRRKTASST, encoded by the exons ATGGGGAAGAAATCTCGCGTCGCACCGGGCCGTCGACCCATCCTTCAACTTTCTCCTCCCGGTCCTCGCCGCGATGAGGCGGCGTTACCGTCGACTGAAGGAGCCGATTCGGGTTCTGAGCCGG aCGAACCCGAAACGGTGGCGGAGCCTCCCCGCAGCACGCCCAACCCGCCGCCCCCCGCACCCGCCGCCGTCAAGCCCACAG GAGGCTTGTGTCTGCTTGGTGCCTACGCAGACAGTGACGATGAGGAGGGCGAAACCCCGGAGAAGTCGTCCCGTTCTGCGGATGCAAACGGCAATAATTCGGCAGACATTGACAGCACGCTGGCAAACTTCCTGGCG GAGATCGATGCCATCACGGCTCCTCCGCAGCCCACCGAGCCCTCTGCCGCCTCCTCGGCGCCGCCCCCCACGCCTCCCCGCCCGGAGCCCAAGGAGTCAGGCTCGGGCCAGTCCTCGGGCACCGCCAACGGCACGAGCTCTGTGCCAGCCCCGGAGTGGCAGTACGACACCCAGTGCTCGCTGGCGGGAG TGGGGGAACTGGAGATGGGTGACTGGCAGGAGGTGTGGGATGAGAACACCGGCTGCTACTATTACTGGAACACCCAGAGCAACGAGGTGACCTGGGAGCTGCCGCAGTACCTGGCGACGCAGGTCCAGGGCCTGCAGCACTACCAGCACAG cactgtggCAGGCGCCAACGGCAGCTTCGTAGTGTCTGCCGAGCTGTACCCCCAGGAGAAGGGAGCTGCCCCGGGCAGCCTCGGCCGTGGGGCCAGCCTCACCAAGCGGGAGGTGAAGAAG GAAGTGAACGAAGGCGTGCAGGCCCTCTCCAAcagtgaggaggagaagaagggggTGGCTGCAGCCCTTTTGGCACCGCTCCTGCCTGATGTggtgaaggaggaagaggagcgcTGGAGGAGAAAGGTGATCTGCAAAGAGGAGGTCGAGCCACCTCCGGAAGAGGAGGCGAAAGCAGAAGAGGTGGCAGCTGCCCCCGAAGAGCCGGAGCCTGGCAGGGATCCCCTGGAAGACACGCTGCAGGAGGATCTGTGCAGCGTGGTGCAGTCGGGGGAGAgtgctgaggaagaggaagagcaagACACCCTCGAGCTGGAGATGGTGCTGGAGAGAAAGAAG GCAGAGCTGCGTGCCTTGGAGGAAGGCGATGGCAGCATTTCGGGCTCCAGCCCGCTCTCCGACGGGAGCCAGTCGGCCTCACAGGATGCAACCCGCAGGCTGGCCTCCAAGCGAGGGAAATGGAAACTGTTTGTCGGAGCTGCCAGCCCCGAATCCACGAGTCGAGGCTCCAGCAAAACGGGCCGGGAGAGCCCGGAAGCGGGAGAAGCAG cggcgagcacagaagcagctgatgCAAATTCAGACAAAGAGGCAGAGTCTGAGGAGCCccaggagaaagcaaaagcacaagGGGCACCAAAAAtagaagaggaggagcaggacctAAAG TTTCAGATCGGAGAGCTGGCAAATACTCTGACTAGTAAATTGGAGTTCCTGGGCATCAACAGACAATCTATCTCCAACTTCCACATGTTGCTGTTGCAGACAGAG ACCCGCATTGCAGACTGGCGAGAAGGTGCTCTCAATGGAAACTACCTCAAACGCAAACTCCAAGACGCAGCCGAACAGCTAAAACAATACGAAATAAACGCCACCCCTAAAGGCTGGTCCTGCCACTGGGACAG CTCTGACAAAGGACAAACTTCAACTCATCGACGGAATGAAGAACAAGATTTCTGTCTCCTGCCAGCAG GGAGCATAGACGCTATTTCTATGTTAACGAGCGCTCAGGAGAGTCACAATGGGAGTTCCCCGACGGGGAGGACGAAGAGGACGGACAGCGGACCACTGACAGAAAAGCCGACGGTCCTCCTAAACCACCTCCAAAAGACAAAGGAGAGCGCGCCGAGGAACCCGCCGAGCACTCCACAG TCCTCTGTCCCGGTCCTCCAACCTCCTTTGCCTTTGGAAATGCCTCCGCCGCCTCCGCCTCCACCGGActcgcccccgccgccgcccccacCGCCCCCGCCTCCCGGAGAAGACGGCGAGATCCAGGAAGTGGAGATGGAAGATGAGGGGGGCGAGGAGCCGCCTGCCCCAGGAACGGAGGAAGACGCTCCCCTGAAACCTCTCCTGcgccctgctgccagcaccagccag GGTGCTGTCGAACCGAGCCCGGCCCCACTGCTCTCCGCCAAGCCTCAGAAGAGGAAAGCTGTGGAGATGAGCCCGGGGCTGATGCAGCGAACGGCCACCATCGGCAGCTGCCCTGTCATCTACAGCCAGCCCCTGATGGCCGCCGGCAAGTACCAGCCTTCGGCCGTGCCCCTCGCCTCCCTGAGGCCGCGCCAGCGGCTGCAGGGCGAGATCCAGGGCCGCCCCAACCTCCGCATCGCACCGGGCCACGCCGGCCCTCAGCCCGCCACGCTGGGCCTGCAGTCTGGCTACCTGGGCGTCGCAGCGCCCGCCGCACCTTCCGTCATGAGCTACTCGGAGTGTGCTGCACCCGTCAGCCTGGCCGCTGCCGCCGTGCAGCCAGCCCCGGCACGGGGAGCCCTGCCCGCTGCCGGCACCGCTGACCAGccgcctcccccgccgccccctcagACgcccccacctcctgcccccaaGGCACCACCACCCCCGGAGAAGGAGAAGCCGAGGAAGGGGCGGAAGGACAAG GGCAAGAAGGGCAAGACGAAGATGCCATCGCTGGtgaagaagtggcagagcaTCCAGCGGGAGCTGGACGAGGAGGAGAACTCCAGCTCCAGCGAGGAGGACCGGGAGACCACCGCCCAGCGGCGCATCGAGgagtggaagcagcagcagctgatgaG TGGCATGGCAGAGAGGAACGCCAACTTTGAGGCGCTGCCGGAGGACTGGCGAGCGCGGCTGAAGCGGAGGAAAACCGCGTCGAGCACATGA
- the FNBP4 gene encoding formin-binding protein 4 isoform X2 — MGKKSRVAPGRRPILQLSPPGPRRDEAALPSTEGADSGSEPDEPETVAEPPRSTPNPPPPAPAAVKPTGGLCLLGAYADSDDEEGETPEKSSRSADANGNNSADIDSTLANFLAEIDAITAPPQPTEPSAASSAPPPTPPRPEPKESGSGQSSGTANGTSSVPAPEWQYDTQCSLAGVGELEMGDWQEVWDENTGCYYYWNTQSNEVTWELPQYLATQVQGLQHYQHSTVAGANGSFVVSAELYPQEKGAAPGSLGRGASLTKREVKKEVNEGVQALSNSEEEKKGVAAALLAPLLPDVVKEEEERWRRKVICKEEVEPPPEEEAKAEEVAAAPEEPEPGRDPLEDTLQEDLCSVVQSGESAEEEEEQDTLELEMVLERKKAELRALEEGDGSISGSSPLSDGSQSASQDATRRLASKRGKWKLFVGAASPESTSRGSSKTGRESPEAGEAAASTEAADANSDKEAESEEPQEKAKAQGAPKIEEEEQDLKFQIGELANTLTSKLEFLGINRQSISNFHMLLLQTETRIADWREGALNGNYLKRKLQDAAEQLKQYEINATPKGWSCHWDREHRRYFYVNERSGESQWEFPDGEDEEDGQRTTDRKADGPPKPPPKDKGERAEEPAEHSTGSLCKESFSGQVPATSLMPLTPFWTLLQSSVPVLQPPLPLEMPPPPPPPPDSPPPPPPPPPPPGEDGEIQEVEMEDEGGEEPPAPGTEEDAPLKPLLRPAASTSQGAVEPSPAPLLSAKPQKRKAVEMSPGLMQRTATIGSCPVIYSQPLMAAGKYQPSAVPLASLRPRQRLQGEIQGRPNLRIAPGHAGPQPATLGLQSGYLGVAAPAAPSVMSYSECAAPVSLAAAAVQPAPARGALPAAGTADQPPPPPPPQTPPPPAPKAPPPPEKEKPRKGRKDKGKKGKTKMPSLVKKWQSIQRELDEEENSSSSEEDRETTAQRRIEEWKQQQLMSGMAERNANFEALPEDWRARLKRRKTASST, encoded by the exons ATGGGGAAGAAATCTCGCGTCGCACCGGGCCGTCGACCCATCCTTCAACTTTCTCCTCCCGGTCCTCGCCGCGATGAGGCGGCGTTACCGTCGACTGAAGGAGCCGATTCGGGTTCTGAGCCGG aCGAACCCGAAACGGTGGCGGAGCCTCCCCGCAGCACGCCCAACCCGCCGCCCCCCGCACCCGCCGCCGTCAAGCCCACAG GAGGCTTGTGTCTGCTTGGTGCCTACGCAGACAGTGACGATGAGGAGGGCGAAACCCCGGAGAAGTCGTCCCGTTCTGCGGATGCAAACGGCAATAATTCGGCAGACATTGACAGCACGCTGGCAAACTTCCTGGCG GAGATCGATGCCATCACGGCTCCTCCGCAGCCCACCGAGCCCTCTGCCGCCTCCTCGGCGCCGCCCCCCACGCCTCCCCGCCCGGAGCCCAAGGAGTCAGGCTCGGGCCAGTCCTCGGGCACCGCCAACGGCACGAGCTCTGTGCCAGCCCCGGAGTGGCAGTACGACACCCAGTGCTCGCTGGCGGGAG TGGGGGAACTGGAGATGGGTGACTGGCAGGAGGTGTGGGATGAGAACACCGGCTGCTACTATTACTGGAACACCCAGAGCAACGAGGTGACCTGGGAGCTGCCGCAGTACCTGGCGACGCAGGTCCAGGGCCTGCAGCACTACCAGCACAG cactgtggCAGGCGCCAACGGCAGCTTCGTAGTGTCTGCCGAGCTGTACCCCCAGGAGAAGGGAGCTGCCCCGGGCAGCCTCGGCCGTGGGGCCAGCCTCACCAAGCGGGAGGTGAAGAAG GAAGTGAACGAAGGCGTGCAGGCCCTCTCCAAcagtgaggaggagaagaagggggTGGCTGCAGCCCTTTTGGCACCGCTCCTGCCTGATGTggtgaaggaggaagaggagcgcTGGAGGAGAAAGGTGATCTGCAAAGAGGAGGTCGAGCCACCTCCGGAAGAGGAGGCGAAAGCAGAAGAGGTGGCAGCTGCCCCCGAAGAGCCGGAGCCTGGCAGGGATCCCCTGGAAGACACGCTGCAGGAGGATCTGTGCAGCGTGGTGCAGTCGGGGGAGAgtgctgaggaagaggaagagcaagACACCCTCGAGCTGGAGATGGTGCTGGAGAGAAAGAAG GCAGAGCTGCGTGCCTTGGAGGAAGGCGATGGCAGCATTTCGGGCTCCAGCCCGCTCTCCGACGGGAGCCAGTCGGCCTCACAGGATGCAACCCGCAGGCTGGCCTCCAAGCGAGGGAAATGGAAACTGTTTGTCGGAGCTGCCAGCCCCGAATCCACGAGTCGAGGCTCCAGCAAAACGGGCCGGGAGAGCCCGGAAGCGGGAGAAGCAG cggcgagcacagaagcagctgatgCAAATTCAGACAAAGAGGCAGAGTCTGAGGAGCCccaggagaaagcaaaagcacaagGGGCACCAAAAAtagaagaggaggagcaggacctAAAG TTTCAGATCGGAGAGCTGGCAAATACTCTGACTAGTAAATTGGAGTTCCTGGGCATCAACAGACAATCTATCTCCAACTTCCACATGTTGCTGTTGCAGACAGAG ACCCGCATTGCAGACTGGCGAGAAGGTGCTCTCAATGGAAACTACCTCAAACGCAAACTCCAAGACGCAGCCGAACAGCTAAAACAATACGAAATAAACGCCACCCCTAAAGGCTGGTCCTGCCACTGGGACAG GGAGCATAGACGCTATTTCTATGTTAACGAGCGCTCAGGAGAGTCACAATGGGAGTTCCCCGACGGGGAGGACGAAGAGGACGGACAGCGGACCACTGACAGAAAAGCCGACGGTCCTCCTAAACCACCTCCAAAAGACAAAGGAGAGCGCGCCGAGGAACCCGCCGAGCACTCCACAG GCTCCCTTTGTAAAGAATCCTTCTCAGGCCAAGTTCCTGCTACGTCTCTCATGCCGCTCACTCCATTTTGGACTCTGCTTCAGTCCTCTGTCCCGGTCCTCCAACCTCCTTTGCCTTTGGAAATGCCTCCGCCGCCTCCGCCTCCACCGGActcgcccccgccgccgcccccacCGCCCCCGCCTCCCGGAGAAGACGGCGAGATCCAGGAAGTGGAGATGGAAGATGAGGGGGGCGAGGAGCCGCCTGCCCCAGGAACGGAGGAAGACGCTCCCCTGAAACCTCTCCTGcgccctgctgccagcaccagccag GGTGCTGTCGAACCGAGCCCGGCCCCACTGCTCTCCGCCAAGCCTCAGAAGAGGAAAGCTGTGGAGATGAGCCCGGGGCTGATGCAGCGAACGGCCACCATCGGCAGCTGCCCTGTCATCTACAGCCAGCCCCTGATGGCCGCCGGCAAGTACCAGCCTTCGGCCGTGCCCCTCGCCTCCCTGAGGCCGCGCCAGCGGCTGCAGGGCGAGATCCAGGGCCGCCCCAACCTCCGCATCGCACCGGGCCACGCCGGCCCTCAGCCCGCCACGCTGGGCCTGCAGTCTGGCTACCTGGGCGTCGCAGCGCCCGCCGCACCTTCCGTCATGAGCTACTCGGAGTGTGCTGCACCCGTCAGCCTGGCCGCTGCCGCCGTGCAGCCAGCCCCGGCACGGGGAGCCCTGCCCGCTGCCGGCACCGCTGACCAGccgcctcccccgccgccccctcagACgcccccacctcctgcccccaaGGCACCACCACCCCCGGAGAAGGAGAAGCCGAGGAAGGGGCGGAAGGACAAG GGCAAGAAGGGCAAGACGAAGATGCCATCGCTGGtgaagaagtggcagagcaTCCAGCGGGAGCTGGACGAGGAGGAGAACTCCAGCTCCAGCGAGGAGGACCGGGAGACCACCGCCCAGCGGCGCATCGAGgagtggaagcagcagcagctgatgaG TGGCATGGCAGAGAGGAACGCCAACTTTGAGGCGCTGCCGGAGGACTGGCGAGCGCGGCTGAAGCGGAGGAAAACCGCGTCGAGCACATGA
- the FNBP4 gene encoding formin-binding protein 4 isoform X1 → MGKKSRVAPGRRPILQLSPPGPRRDEAALPSTEGADSGSEPDEPETVAEPPRSTPNPPPPAPAAVKPTGGLCLLGAYADSDDEEGETPEKSSRSADANGNNSADIDSTLANFLAEIDAITAPPQPTEPSAASSAPPPTPPRPEPKESGSGQSSGTANGTSSVPAPEWQYDTQCSLAGVGELEMGDWQEVWDENTGCYYYWNTQSNEVTWELPQYLATQVQGLQHYQHSTVAGANGSFVVSAELYPQEKGAAPGSLGRGASLTKREVKKEVNEGVQALSNSEEEKKGVAAALLAPLLPDVVKEEEERWRRKVICKEEVEPPPEEEAKAEEVAAAPEEPEPGRDPLEDTLQEDLCSVVQSGESAEEEEEQDTLELEMVLERKKAELRALEEGDGSISGSSPLSDGSQSASQDATRRLASKRGKWKLFVGAASPESTSRGSSKTGRESPEAGEAAASTEAADANSDKEAESEEPQEKAKAQGAPKIEEEEQDLKFQIGELANTLTSKLEFLGINRQSISNFHMLLLQTETRIADWREGALNGNYLKRKLQDAAEQLKQYEINATPKGWSCHWDRISGSPLLTNSSDKGQTSTHRRNEEQDFCLLPAGSIDAISMLTSAQESHNGSSPTGRTKRTDSGPLTEKPTVLLNHLQKTKESAPRNPPSTPQSSVPVLQPPLPLEMPPPPPPPPDSPPPPPPPPPPPGEDGEIQEVEMEDEGGEEPPAPGTEEDAPLKPLLRPAASTSQGAVEPSPAPLLSAKPQKRKAVEMSPGLMQRTATIGSCPVIYSQPLMAAGKYQPSAVPLASLRPRQRLQGEIQGRPNLRIAPGHAGPQPATLGLQSGYLGVAAPAAPSVMSYSECAAPVSLAAAAVQPAPARGALPAAGTADQPPPPPPPQTPPPPAPKAPPPPEKEKPRKGRKDKGKKGKTKMPSLVKKWQSIQRELDEEENSSSSEEDRETTAQRRIEEWKQQQLMSGMAERNANFEALPEDWRARLKRRKTASST, encoded by the exons ATGGGGAAGAAATCTCGCGTCGCACCGGGCCGTCGACCCATCCTTCAACTTTCTCCTCCCGGTCCTCGCCGCGATGAGGCGGCGTTACCGTCGACTGAAGGAGCCGATTCGGGTTCTGAGCCGG aCGAACCCGAAACGGTGGCGGAGCCTCCCCGCAGCACGCCCAACCCGCCGCCCCCCGCACCCGCCGCCGTCAAGCCCACAG GAGGCTTGTGTCTGCTTGGTGCCTACGCAGACAGTGACGATGAGGAGGGCGAAACCCCGGAGAAGTCGTCCCGTTCTGCGGATGCAAACGGCAATAATTCGGCAGACATTGACAGCACGCTGGCAAACTTCCTGGCG GAGATCGATGCCATCACGGCTCCTCCGCAGCCCACCGAGCCCTCTGCCGCCTCCTCGGCGCCGCCCCCCACGCCTCCCCGCCCGGAGCCCAAGGAGTCAGGCTCGGGCCAGTCCTCGGGCACCGCCAACGGCACGAGCTCTGTGCCAGCCCCGGAGTGGCAGTACGACACCCAGTGCTCGCTGGCGGGAG TGGGGGAACTGGAGATGGGTGACTGGCAGGAGGTGTGGGATGAGAACACCGGCTGCTACTATTACTGGAACACCCAGAGCAACGAGGTGACCTGGGAGCTGCCGCAGTACCTGGCGACGCAGGTCCAGGGCCTGCAGCACTACCAGCACAG cactgtggCAGGCGCCAACGGCAGCTTCGTAGTGTCTGCCGAGCTGTACCCCCAGGAGAAGGGAGCTGCCCCGGGCAGCCTCGGCCGTGGGGCCAGCCTCACCAAGCGGGAGGTGAAGAAG GAAGTGAACGAAGGCGTGCAGGCCCTCTCCAAcagtgaggaggagaagaagggggTGGCTGCAGCCCTTTTGGCACCGCTCCTGCCTGATGTggtgaaggaggaagaggagcgcTGGAGGAGAAAGGTGATCTGCAAAGAGGAGGTCGAGCCACCTCCGGAAGAGGAGGCGAAAGCAGAAGAGGTGGCAGCTGCCCCCGAAGAGCCGGAGCCTGGCAGGGATCCCCTGGAAGACACGCTGCAGGAGGATCTGTGCAGCGTGGTGCAGTCGGGGGAGAgtgctgaggaagaggaagagcaagACACCCTCGAGCTGGAGATGGTGCTGGAGAGAAAGAAG GCAGAGCTGCGTGCCTTGGAGGAAGGCGATGGCAGCATTTCGGGCTCCAGCCCGCTCTCCGACGGGAGCCAGTCGGCCTCACAGGATGCAACCCGCAGGCTGGCCTCCAAGCGAGGGAAATGGAAACTGTTTGTCGGAGCTGCCAGCCCCGAATCCACGAGTCGAGGCTCCAGCAAAACGGGCCGGGAGAGCCCGGAAGCGGGAGAAGCAG cggcgagcacagaagcagctgatgCAAATTCAGACAAAGAGGCAGAGTCTGAGGAGCCccaggagaaagcaaaagcacaagGGGCACCAAAAAtagaagaggaggagcaggacctAAAG TTTCAGATCGGAGAGCTGGCAAATACTCTGACTAGTAAATTGGAGTTCCTGGGCATCAACAGACAATCTATCTCCAACTTCCACATGTTGCTGTTGCAGACAGAG ACCCGCATTGCAGACTGGCGAGAAGGTGCTCTCAATGGAAACTACCTCAAACGCAAACTCCAAGACGCAGCCGAACAGCTAAAACAATACGAAATAAACGCCACCCCTAAAGGCTGGTCCTGCCACTGGGACAG GATCTCTGGATCACCTCTTCTGACCAACAGCTCTGACAAAGGACAAACTTCAACTCATCGACGGAATGAAGAACAAGATTTCTGTCTCCTGCCAGCAG GGAGCATAGACGCTATTTCTATGTTAACGAGCGCTCAGGAGAGTCACAATGGGAGTTCCCCGACGGGGAGGACGAAGAGGACGGACAGCGGACCACTGACAGAAAAGCCGACGGTCCTCCTAAACCACCTCCAAAAGACAAAGGAGAGCGCGCCGAGGAACCCGCCGAGCACTCCACAG TCCTCTGTCCCGGTCCTCCAACCTCCTTTGCCTTTGGAAATGCCTCCGCCGCCTCCGCCTCCACCGGActcgcccccgccgccgcccccacCGCCCCCGCCTCCCGGAGAAGACGGCGAGATCCAGGAAGTGGAGATGGAAGATGAGGGGGGCGAGGAGCCGCCTGCCCCAGGAACGGAGGAAGACGCTCCCCTGAAACCTCTCCTGcgccctgctgccagcaccagccag GGTGCTGTCGAACCGAGCCCGGCCCCACTGCTCTCCGCCAAGCCTCAGAAGAGGAAAGCTGTGGAGATGAGCCCGGGGCTGATGCAGCGAACGGCCACCATCGGCAGCTGCCCTGTCATCTACAGCCAGCCCCTGATGGCCGCCGGCAAGTACCAGCCTTCGGCCGTGCCCCTCGCCTCCCTGAGGCCGCGCCAGCGGCTGCAGGGCGAGATCCAGGGCCGCCCCAACCTCCGCATCGCACCGGGCCACGCCGGCCCTCAGCCCGCCACGCTGGGCCTGCAGTCTGGCTACCTGGGCGTCGCAGCGCCCGCCGCACCTTCCGTCATGAGCTACTCGGAGTGTGCTGCACCCGTCAGCCTGGCCGCTGCCGCCGTGCAGCCAGCCCCGGCACGGGGAGCCCTGCCCGCTGCCGGCACCGCTGACCAGccgcctcccccgccgccccctcagACgcccccacctcctgcccccaaGGCACCACCACCCCCGGAGAAGGAGAAGCCGAGGAAGGGGCGGAAGGACAAG GGCAAGAAGGGCAAGACGAAGATGCCATCGCTGGtgaagaagtggcagagcaTCCAGCGGGAGCTGGACGAGGAGGAGAACTCCAGCTCCAGCGAGGAGGACCGGGAGACCACCGCCCAGCGGCGCATCGAGgagtggaagcagcagcagctgatgaG TGGCATGGCAGAGAGGAACGCCAACTTTGAGGCGCTGCCGGAGGACTGGCGAGCGCGGCTGAAGCGGAGGAAAACCGCGTCGAGCACATGA